The genomic segment gggggtgctacattaggtggtatcagagtagggattagattttctagggatagtagatgaaatgtaatattatacataagaTGTATATACTAGGAATCTACTCACATATGTGCATTTCATATAGGATGGAAGCGTCAAGGGAAAACGCTGCTGGCGCAACTGAGTCATTAGAGTCTGTGCAGGGTCATGATTCTGGATCAGAACATCAGGGGTTAgaatcccaaaatagaaatgctCCACAACCAGAAATAAACCCCTTTATGCAATAATTTCTAGAAATGATGCAGAGGATGGCTCCATCGTCACAATCACAACCACATGATGCAATTatggataaaaattatgaaatagtgaGGAGACAGGGGGCGAAGGTATTTGCTGGTACAACTGATCTTGCTGAAGCAGAGGAATGGTTGAGAAATACAGAAAGGGTGTTGGACGGAATTGAGTGTACTTCTGAGCAAAAGTTGAGGTACGCAGTGTCCTTACTGGAGAAAGATACCTTAGACTGGTGGGAAACAGTTCCGGGGAGCAAGAATCGACCTTTTACTCTAACGTGGAAtgactttttgaaagaatttgctgGCAAATATACTCCACCGGTCTACAAAAATCGTAAGAAAGTTGAATTCCTTAAATTTAAGCAGAATGATTTATCTGTTGCTGAGTATGAGTTGCAATTTTTtagattgtcaaaatatgctcTAGAAGAGGTGAGTACCGAGGAATTGAGGAGAGACAGATTTGAAAGAGGGTTGAGACTCGAGATTCGGGAGACAATAACAATTAAACCTCCGAGTTATGGTGCTCTGCTGAAGCAACATTCAGGGCAGAAGAGACATCCATTGAAAGGAGTTCTAAGGAAGCTAATCGAAAGAAATTGATAGGTCACCTGAATCCTACACCAAGGCAAAATGGTGCAGTTTTCTTTAGGGGTTCTGGTTCGTAGAGAGGTTGGTTTAGAGGCCGAGTAGTGGGTCAGACTAGTAGGTCCCCTTCAATGTTTTCGAGTTGAGGCGGCCCTACTTCGGTTGGATTTGGAGGGAGACAAGGTCCAGCCTGATCGTTCAATGGAGGATCTACTTCTTCTTGTGCTAATTGTGGTAGGAGACACAGTGGTGAATGTTGGGGAGCCCGATCAATTGTATGTTATCAATGCCGTCAGCCGGGACATATTGTCAGGGATTGTCCTACATGGAGGGATAATTCCAGAGGACCTCAGACTTCTGAGTTTAGCAGTGTGGGGGAAAACACACAACGAATAGCTACGAGCAAAGGACGAGGTAGAGGTGGTCGAGGTAGCGGGAATATTTCCACGACATCTACAAGACAAAGTAGTCAACCTCAATTACAATCCAAGGTGTATGCAATCACAAAAGAATAAGCTCCTACAGCACCCGAggtgtagcacccccttcgttacaagggctatatctaccctaaatgtcatacttatagtaatccctgtgtttataaatataaatgcacaaaataatttaatccatatgtatacataaccccaacgtcataacaagCGTAATCAACctacaatatcatatatgcacatcaaacaccacaagtagtCCATCATAAGTAATCTCCACACTTACGTTCTCTCCATacaacaaaatgtgatttgtactctaactgacaaagaggagaaaacaacatactggcccgacctgcctgggtatagcgcgtagacctattcttcaagAGTCAGACACCACAAAGTCTactcataaaagaaaatatcagcagagggatgagcctgccacttaGTAGATAAATAACCAGCcgtatctatatatgcatatcaaacacaacccaaacaagataaacagTCAACACGCATGggatacaatcaatttaattccaacataatcagctttattacaccacatgactatctcataataagacaactaaccaaactccatttttttcctagttttcttaccagaaggtgatattgtgtttttcccaaCAACTCAATCTCatagccggctcatcaatctcatctcgcatcatagctctttcaattcgcatcatagctcatttatttcgcatcatagctcttttatatcgcagcatcgctcttttcatatcacatctttttcatatcgaatcaaagctcttttcatttcatttctttctcatatcgcgtcaaagctcttttcatttcatttcgccttataggcttttcaacacatcaagg from the Sesamum indicum cultivar Zhongzhi No. 13 unplaced genomic scaffold, S_indicum_v1.0 scaffold00127, whole genome shotgun sequence genome contains:
- the LOC110011308 gene encoding uncharacterized protein LOC110011308 encodes the protein MMQRMAPSSQSQPHDAIMDKNYEIVRRQGAKVFAGTTDLAEAEEWLRNTERVLDGIECTSEQKLRYAVSLLEKDTLDWWETVPGSKNRPFTLTWNDFLKEFAGKYTPPVYKNRKKVEFLKFKQNDLSVAEYELQFFRLSKYALEEVSTEELRRDRFERGLRLEIRETITIKPPSYGALLKQHSGQKRHPLKGVLRKLIERN